One Sphingomonas sp. SUN039 genomic window carries:
- a CDS encoding pitrilysin family protein: protein MLPMIRPTCFALALVLAAPAWAADAPAPVSALVAKVNIPYEQFTLANGLRVLVHTDRKAPVVATSIYYHVGSKDEPKGQTGFAHLFEHLMFNGSENSPGDFFEPLQQVGATDFNGTTWFDRTNYFQTVPTPALETALFLESDRMGHLLGAVTQEKLTNQIGVVQNEKRQGDNQPFGLTDYYVANALLPEGHPYRHSTIGSMSDLSAATLDTVKNWFRAKYGPDNAVLVLAGDIDVATAKPLVEKWFGAIPRGPAIARVTSTVPTLAASKDLVLKDRVPYTRIQRYWSVEGVNGKDTTALEVAASVLGGLSSSRLDNALVRGEAIAVNVSASVQTFEQIGELSVTADVKPGTDPKLVARRLDEVVAQFLKTGPTADEVRRVATRSIAGTIGGFESVGGFGGKAVALAEGLVYSGDPAKYKKDLAALAAMTPAKVAAAARKWMSRPVLRLTVEPGERETSPAALAITGDLPAGAQKPAEPPKPAVAEAAPAKPTRAAPPLGQFPSLTFPAIERTRLANGIPVYFARRSDVPTVRVSVGFDAGSAADPKEQLGLQSLTMSLLDEGTASLNSTQIAETQERLGATLSSGGSLDRSQVGLYALTANLAPSLDLLADVVRNPAFDPKEVERLRNEQLARIAASLSQPAGIANTILPGKLYGDAYPYARPFGGAGTVATVKGLTRDDVVRFQRDWLVPDNAAIYIVGDTTMAQIKPLLEARFGNWPSNRMARPKKDFSATIPAAAATKIYLADRPQSPQSVILAGQVLDMTGKDPARTLLDQANDVLGGAFLSRLNMDLRETKGWSYGVGSSVRGFENRVPYIISAPVQSDRTGESVQALLDDVKAFLTTKGVTPDELTRTANGSIRELPGSFETSAAVMGGLMTIVQLGRPDTYYTTLADKYRSMTAADLDRAARSAIDANKFAIVVVGDAAKVKPQLEKLGLPLEIVQLPTAK, encoded by the coding sequence ATGCTTCCCATGATCCGCCCCACCTGCTTTGCCCTGGCACTTGTCCTTGCCGCGCCCGCATGGGCCGCCGACGCCCCCGCCCCCGTGTCGGCGCTCGTCGCCAAGGTGAACATTCCCTACGAACAGTTCACGCTCGCCAACGGCCTGCGTGTCCTCGTCCATACCGACCGCAAGGCACCCGTGGTCGCGACCTCGATCTACTACCATGTCGGATCGAAGGACGAACCCAAGGGTCAGACCGGCTTTGCCCATTTGTTCGAACATCTGATGTTCAACGGTTCGGAGAACTCTCCCGGCGACTTCTTCGAGCCGCTGCAACAGGTGGGCGCAACCGATTTCAACGGCACCACCTGGTTCGACCGCACGAACTATTTCCAGACCGTCCCGACTCCGGCGCTCGAAACCGCGCTGTTCCTCGAATCGGACCGCATGGGACACCTGCTCGGCGCGGTGACGCAGGAGAAACTGACCAACCAGATCGGCGTCGTCCAGAACGAGAAGCGCCAGGGCGACAACCAGCCCTTCGGCCTCACCGATTATTACGTCGCCAATGCGCTGTTGCCCGAGGGGCACCCTTATCGCCACAGCACGATCGGGTCGATGTCGGACCTGAGCGCGGCGACGCTCGACACCGTCAAGAACTGGTTCCGCGCCAAATACGGGCCGGACAATGCGGTGCTGGTGCTGGCGGGCGATATCGATGTCGCGACCGCCAAACCGCTTGTCGAGAAGTGGTTCGGGGCGATCCCGCGCGGTCCGGCGATCGCGCGGGTGACCTCCACGGTGCCAACGCTCGCGGCATCGAAGGACTTGGTGCTCAAGGACCGCGTCCCCTACACCCGCATCCAGCGTTACTGGTCGGTCGAGGGCGTCAACGGCAAGGACACGACCGCGCTCGAAGTGGCCGCATCCGTGCTCGGCGGCCTCTCGTCGAGCCGCCTCGACAATGCGCTGGTGCGCGGCGAGGCGATTGCGGTGAACGTCAGCGCCAGCGTCCAGACCTTCGAACAGATCGGCGAATTGTCGGTCACGGCCGATGTGAAACCGGGCACCGATCCCAAGCTCGTCGCCCGACGCCTCGACGAGGTCGTCGCGCAGTTCCTGAAGACCGGGCCGACCGCCGACGAGGTGCGCCGCGTCGCCACGCGCTCGATTGCGGGCACCATTGGCGGGTTCGAATCGGTCGGCGGTTTCGGCGGCAAGGCAGTCGCGCTGGCCGAGGGCCTCGTCTATTCGGGCGATCCGGCGAAGTACAAAAAGGATCTGGCAGCCCTTGCGGCAATGACGCCGGCAAAGGTGGCGGCGGCGGCGCGCAAATGGATGTCGCGTCCGGTGCTGCGCCTGACCGTCGAACCCGGCGAACGCGAGACCTCGCCCGCTGCGCTCGCCATTACCGGCGATCTGCCTGCGGGGGCGCAGAAACCGGCAGAGCCCCCCAAGCCCGCCGTTGCCGAGGCTGCCCCGGCCAAGCCGACGCGCGCCGCGCCGCCGCTCGGACAATTCCCGTCGCTGACCTTCCCGGCCATCGAGCGGACCAGGCTCGCCAATGGCATTCCGGTCTATTTCGCGCGGCGTTCGGACGTGCCGACGGTGCGGGTGTCGGTCGGTTTCGACGCGGGGTCCGCCGCCGATCCCAAGGAGCAGCTCGGCCTCCAGTCGCTGACCATGTCGCTGCTCGACGAGGGCACGGCGTCGCTCAATTCGACACAGATCGCCGAAACGCAGGAACGGCTGGGCGCGACGCTGTCATCGGGGGGCAGCCTCGACCGCAGCCAGGTCGGGCTCTATGCGCTGACCGCCAACCTCGCGCCGTCGCTCGACCTGCTCGCCGATGTCGTCCGCAACCCCGCCTTCGATCCGAAGGAAGTCGAGCGGCTGCGCAACGAACAGCTCGCCCGCATTGCCGCCTCGCTCAGCCAGCCGGCGGGCATTGCCAACACCATCCTGCCCGGCAAACTCTATGGCGACGCCTATCCCTATGCCCGCCCCTTCGGCGGCGCGGGAACGGTCGCGACGGTCAAGGGACTGACCCGCGACGATGTGGTCCGCTTCCAGCGCGACTGGCTCGTGCCCGATAATGCCGCGATCTACATCGTCGGCGATACGACGATGGCGCAGATCAAGCCGCTGCTCGAGGCACGGTTCGGCAACTGGCCGTCGAACCGCATGGCGCGCCCGAAGAAGGACTTCAGCGCCACGATCCCGGCCGCTGCTGCGACCAAAATCTACCTCGCCGACCGCCCGCAATCGCCGCAGTCGGTAATCCTCGCGGGGCAGGTGCTCGACATGACCGGGAAAGACCCGGCGCGCACCCTGCTCGATCAGGCCAATGACGTGCTCGGCGGGGCGTTCCTGTCGCGGCTCAACATGGACCTGCGCGAGACCAAAGGCTGGTCCTACGGCGTCGGCTCGTCGGTGCGCGGATTCGAGAACCGCGTCCCCTATATCATCAGTGCACCGGTCCAGTCGGACCGCACCGGTGAATCGGTGCAGGCGCTGCTCGACGATGTGAAGGCGTTCCTGACCACCAAGGGCGTGACGCCTGACGAACTGACCCGCACTGCCAATGGCAGCATTCGCGAATTGCCGGGTAGTTTCGAGACGTCCGCCGCCGTGATGGGCGGTCTCATGACCATCGTCCAGCTCGGGCGTCCCGACACTTACTATACGACGCTCGCCGACAAATACCGTTCGATGACAGCGGCCGACCTCGACCGCGCGGCACGTTCGGCAATCGACGCGAACAAGTTCGCCATCGTCGTCGTCGGCGACGCCGCCAAGGTGAAGCCGCAGCTCGAAAAGCTCGGCCTCCCTCTCGAAATCGTGCAACTGCCGACCGCCAAATAG
- a CDS encoding GNAT family N-acetyltransferase — translation MSFDRQPILVGTRVELRPTRPDDWAAHWAIAADPLLWEVHPAWDRYKEPVFRAYFDANLASGGSLTVIDSASGTVIGASRFWEVDPATGTAEIGATYVARAHWGGGANREMKRLMIGHALAVLPAVTFRIGAANTRSRRAIEGIGAQLTGRTDMSMMAGVPTEHVIYEISREAFTRGPLCRPA, via the coding sequence ATGTCCTTTGATCGCCAGCCCATTCTCGTCGGCACCCGCGTCGAGCTTCGCCCGACGCGGCCCGACGACTGGGCGGCGCATTGGGCCATCGCGGCGGACCCGCTGCTGTGGGAAGTCCATCCGGCGTGGGACCGCTACAAGGAACCGGTGTTCCGCGCCTATTTCGACGCCAACCTGGCGTCGGGCGGATCGCTGACCGTCATCGACAGCGCGTCCGGCACTGTCATCGGCGCATCGCGTTTTTGGGAAGTGGACCCCGCCACCGGCACGGCGGAAATCGGCGCGACCTATGTCGCCCGCGCGCACTGGGGCGGCGGTGCCAACCGCGAGATGAAGCGCCTGATGATCGGCCATGCTCTGGCGGTGCTTCCGGCTGTTACTTTCCGGATCGGGGCGGCCAACACCCGCTCGCGCCGCGCGATCGAAGGGATCGGCGCGCAGCTGACCGGTCGCACCGACATGTCGATGATGGCGGGGGTGCCGACCGAACATGTTATCTATGAAATTTCGCGCGAAGCGTTCACGCGCGGTCCGCTGTGCCGGCCCGCATAG
- a CDS encoding 5-(carboxyamino)imidazole ribonucleotide synthase: MRTIAPGSTIGIIGGGQLGRMLAMAAAQLGYRVHILDPDPECCAGEVAAKLIVAGYDDRTALAAFADSVDVATYEFENVDAGPLEEVAARTPVFPPLSALRIAQDRVSEKSFAAQHGGTPATWAAVENAAALGAALAAVGTPAILKTTRFGYDGKGQARLSDPAESEAGWTAIDGGPAILEAMVPFAHEFSVLIARGQDGATVLWDSAENVHVDGILATSTVPPHRDIAAQLPGARALAERIAAALDYVGVLAIEFFAAADGPVFNEMAPRVHNSGHWTTEGAFTSQFENHIRAICGLPLGDTALVTAGVEMTNLIGDDVAAWPELMAERGAHVHLYGKGEARPGRKMGHITRLR; encoded by the coding sequence ATGAGGACCATCGCGCCGGGATCGACCATCGGCATTATCGGCGGCGGACAGCTGGGGCGGATGCTGGCGATGGCCGCCGCGCAGCTGGGCTACCGCGTCCATATCCTCGATCCCGACCCCGAATGCTGCGCGGGCGAAGTTGCAGCAAAATTGATCGTCGCCGGTTATGACGACCGCACCGCGCTCGCTGCCTTCGCCGACAGCGTCGATGTGGCGACCTATGAATTCGAAAATGTCGATGCCGGCCCCCTCGAGGAGGTCGCGGCGCGGACACCGGTCTTTCCGCCGCTATCGGCGCTGAGGATCGCGCAGGACCGCGTCAGCGAAAAGAGTTTTGCTGCGCAGCATGGCGGCACCCCTGCGACATGGGCGGCAGTCGAAAATGCTGCGGCACTGGGTGCAGCATTGGCGGCCGTCGGGACGCCCGCGATCCTCAAAACGACACGTTTCGGTTATGACGGCAAGGGACAGGCGCGGCTGTCGGACCCCGCCGAATCCGAAGCCGGATGGACCGCAATCGACGGCGGTCCGGCGATCCTGGAGGCGATGGTCCCCTTTGCCCATGAATTCTCGGTTCTGATCGCCCGCGGACAGGACGGGGCCACCGTTCTATGGGATTCTGCGGAGAACGTGCATGTCGACGGCATTCTCGCGACCTCGACCGTGCCGCCGCATCGCGACATCGCCGCGCAACTGCCCGGGGCGCGGGCACTGGCCGAACGGATTGCGGCGGCGCTCGATTATGTCGGCGTGCTGGCGATCGAATTCTTTGCCGCCGCCGATGGACCGGTGTTCAACGAAATGGCGCCGCGCGTCCATAACAGCGGCCATTGGACGACCGAAGGCGCGTTCACCTCGCAGTTCGAAAACCATATCCGCGCGATCTGCGGGCTGCCGCTGGGCGATACCGCGCTGGTGACGGCCGGGGTCGAGATGACCAATTTGATCGGCGACGATGTTGCGGCATGGCCCGAACTGATGGCCGAACGCGGTGCACATGTGCACCTCTACGGCAAGGGCGAGGCGCGCCCCGGCCGCAAGATGGGGCACATTACCCGGTTGCGGTGA
- the purE gene encoding 5-(carboxyamino)imidazole ribonucleotide mutase translates to MTSTGTETGPQVGIIMGSQSDWDTMRAAADVLGELGVAHETRIVSAHRTPERLFDYAKGAEARGLKVIVAGAGGAAHLPGMAASMTALPVLGVPVESKALSGMDSLLSIVQMPGGVPVGTLAIGKPGATNAGLLAASILALSDPALAARLTAWRQAKTDAVADAPQ, encoded by the coding sequence ATGACAAGCACTGGGACAGAAACGGGCCCGCAAGTCGGGATCATCATGGGCAGCCAGTCCGACTGGGACACGATGCGCGCCGCCGCCGATGTGCTGGGCGAACTCGGCGTTGCGCATGAAACCCGGATCGTCTCCGCGCACCGCACCCCCGAACGTCTGTTCGACTATGCCAAGGGTGCGGAAGCACGCGGGTTGAAAGTCATCGTCGCGGGCGCGGGCGGCGCGGCGCATCTGCCGGGCATGGCGGCGTCGATGACGGCACTTCCGGTGCTGGGTGTGCCGGTCGAATCGAAAGCGCTGAGCGGGATGGATAGCTTGCTCTCCATCGTGCAGATGCCGGGCGGAGTGCCGGTCGGGACGCTCGCCATCGGCAAGCCGGGCGCGACCAATGCGGGATTGCTGGCGGCATCGATTCTGGCGCTGTCCGATCCGGCGCTGGCCGCGCGGCTGACGGCGTGGCGTCAGGCGAAGACCGACGCCGTGGCCGACGCGCCGCAGTGA